A genome region from Natronobeatus ordinarius includes the following:
- the rnz gene encoding ribonuclease Z, with protein MPLRVTFLGTSGAIPTTERNPSAVHVAREGEELLFDCGEGTQRQMMRFGTGFSVSQLFVTHTHGDHVLGIPGLMQTLDFNEREAPLTIHVPRGRRREVRSLVHALGNRPSFPVRIEEVAGGDVAHRADEYAVRVFDVDHDTRAVGYALVEDERKGRFDRERAEELGVPVGPKFSRLHEGEPVELEDGTVVRPEQVVGEPRPGRSVVYTGDTRPTVETAEVADEPDLLIHDGTFADDRLERALETGHATARGAARIAQAAEARRLALVGTSSRYAGDVSAHLAEARDTFDGEVLIPDDGDTLEVPYPNAGE; from the coding sequence ATGCCACTGCGCGTGACGTTCCTGGGGACAAGCGGGGCCATCCCGACGACCGAGCGAAACCCGAGCGCAGTCCACGTCGCTCGCGAGGGCGAGGAGTTGCTGTTCGACTGCGGCGAGGGTACCCAGCGTCAGATGATGCGCTTTGGCACCGGCTTTTCGGTCTCACAGCTGTTCGTCACGCACACCCACGGCGACCACGTCCTCGGCATTCCGGGGCTGATGCAGACGCTCGACTTCAACGAGCGCGAGGCACCGCTCACCATCCACGTCCCGCGGGGGCGCCGTCGAGAGGTCCGCTCGCTCGTCCACGCCCTGGGCAACCGACCTTCGTTTCCGGTCCGCATCGAGGAGGTCGCCGGCGGGGACGTCGCCCACCGCGCCGACGAGTACGCGGTCCGCGTCTTCGACGTCGACCACGACACCCGCGCCGTCGGCTACGCCCTGGTCGAGGACGAGCGCAAGGGCCGGTTCGACCGCGAGCGCGCCGAGGAACTCGGCGTCCCCGTTGGCCCCAAGTTCTCACGGCTCCACGAGGGCGAACCGGTTGAACTCGAGGACGGCACCGTCGTCCGGCCGGAGCAGGTCGTCGGCGAGCCACGCCCCGGCCGCAGCGTCGTCTACACCGGCGACACCCGTCCGACGGTCGAGACCGCCGAGGTCGCCGACGAACCCGACCTGCTGATCCACGACGGCACGTTCGCCGACGACCGCCTCGAGCGCGCGCTCGAAACGGGTCACGCGACGGCCCGCGGCGCCGCCCGGATCGCCCAGGCGGCCGAAGCGAGACGGCTCGCGCTCGTGGGCACCTCCTCGCGCTACGCCGGCGACGTCTCCGCACACCTCGCCGAGGCCAGGGACACCTTCGACGGCGAGGTGCTGATTCCGGACGACGGAGACACACTCGAGGTGCCGTATCCGAACGCCGGGGAGTGA
- a CDS encoding DUF7282 domain-containing protein, with product MFGTLKRLLAVLIAVAIVIAAGAVVGQAPELFGSEVVEDPEASIEFTDQTGDGTAVTIDNVSLSHGGFVVVDDGTGTIVGVSDYLGAGEHENVTVEQREDDDLEMLGQLTATVHRDTTDDETFAFEETDGEEDRPYVEDGYPVSDTATVTVEERLDEEAPSTSFLVESVDAPESVTTNETLEVVAEIRNPNEVEMRQHVELRVSGEVLERQILALEAEETRELTFEVDGSALEPGEQVYGVYTTDDGALGELEVIYDGPATIEVLEAGTSSVTVDATLPDDGFVAIEDETGDVVGTSDPLEAGEHAEVTVGFDEEVDDGEELTVVLYEGEPAELDEAEPFEEDGERVDATATAEEADEDDDE from the coding sequence ATGTTTGGCACGCTGAAGCGGCTCCTCGCGGTTCTGATCGCCGTCGCGATCGTCATCGCGGCCGGAGCGGTCGTCGGACAGGCCCCCGAACTCTTCGGCTCGGAGGTCGTCGAGGATCCCGAGGCGTCGATCGAGTTCACCGACCAGACCGGCGACGGGACGGCCGTGACGATCGACAACGTCTCGCTCTCACACGGTGGGTTCGTCGTCGTCGATGACGGGACGGGAACGATCGTCGGCGTCTCCGACTATCTCGGCGCCGGCGAGCACGAGAACGTCACGGTCGAGCAACGCGAAGACGACGACCTCGAGATGCTCGGCCAGCTAACGGCGACCGTCCACCGTGATACGACTGACGACGAGACGTTCGCGTTCGAGGAGACCGACGGCGAGGAGGACAGACCCTACGTCGAGGACGGCTACCCCGTGAGCGACACCGCGACGGTCACGGTCGAGGAACGACTCGACGAGGAGGCGCCGAGCACGTCGTTCCTCGTCGAATCGGTCGACGCCCCCGAGTCGGTCACAACGAACGAGACGCTCGAAGTCGTCGCGGAGATCAGAAACCCCAACGAGGTCGAGATGCGCCAGCACGTCGAACTCCGCGTCAGCGGCGAGGTTCTCGAGCGCCAGATCCTCGCACTCGAGGCCGAGGAGACGCGCGAGCTCACCTTCGAAGTCGACGGGAGCGCCCTCGAGCCCGGCGAGCAGGTCTATGGCGTCTACACGACCGACGACGGCGCACTCGGCGAGCTCGAGGTGATCTACGACGGCCCCGCGACCATCGAGGTGCTCGAGGCCGGCACCTCGAGCGTGACCGTCGACGCGACGCTCCCGGACGACGGCTTCGTCGCCATCGAGGACGAGACCGGCGACGTCGTCGGGACCAGCGATCCGCTCGAGGCCGGCGAACACGCCGAGGTGACGGTCGGCTTCGACGAGGAGGTAGACGACGGCGAGGAGCTGACGGTCGTCCTCTACGAGGGCGAGCCGGCCGAACTCGACGAGGCAGAACCGTTCGAGGAAGACGGCGAGCGCGTCGACGCGACGGCGACTGCCGAGGAAGCCGACGAGGACGACGATGAGTGA
- a CDS encoding AAA family ATPase, whose product MDAPLWTETHAPALEELSQDDAREYLARAVDEPINLILQGPPGCGKTAAARALAREAHDDPDNDLIEINVADFFGRTKTEIKNDPRFEHFLVGRSRLSKRDMINHVLKESASYAPVSGTYKTILLDNAEDVREDFQQALRRIMEQHHRTTQFIIGTRQPTKLIPPIRSRCFPVSMRAPSSEEIVTVLERIVEAEAVAYDPDGLEFVAGYAGGNLRRAILAAQTTALEEGELTMSAAYETLGAVGLDEEVKSMLDDAEAGAFTDARKTLDDLLVDEGLDGEEVLEEILSVARSRYQGTELARIHRLVADIEFQMQEGTSDRVHVSRLLAELGRDD is encoded by the coding sequence ATGGACGCGCCGCTGTGGACCGAGACGCACGCGCCCGCCCTCGAGGAGCTGTCCCAGGACGACGCCCGCGAGTACCTGGCGCGGGCGGTCGATGAGCCGATCAACCTGATTCTCCAGGGGCCGCCGGGCTGTGGGAAGACGGCGGCGGCGCGCGCGCTGGCTCGCGAGGCGCACGATGACCCCGACAACGACCTGATCGAGATCAACGTTGCCGACTTCTTCGGTCGGACGAAGACGGAGATCAAAAACGACCCACGGTTCGAGCACTTCCTCGTCGGCCGCTCGCGACTGTCCAAACGCGACATGATCAACCACGTCCTCAAGGAGTCGGCGAGCTACGCGCCCGTCTCGGGGACGTACAAGACGATCTTACTCGACAACGCGGAGGACGTCCGGGAGGACTTCCAGCAGGCGCTCCGCCGGATCATGGAACAACACCACCGCACCACCCAGTTTATCATCGGTACGCGCCAGCCCACGAAGCTCATCCCGCCGATCCGCTCGCGGTGTTTCCCCGTCTCGATGCGCGCGCCCTCGAGTGAGGAGATCGTGACCGTCTTAGAGCGGATCGTCGAGGCCGAGGCCGTCGCCTACGACCCCGACGGCCTCGAGTTCGTCGCGGGCTACGCGGGCGGCAACCTCCGGCGGGCGATTCTCGCCGCCCAGACGACGGCGCTCGAGGAAGGCGAGCTCACGATGAGCGCGGCCTACGAGACGCTCGGTGCCGTCGGCCTGGACGAGGAGGTCAAATCGATGCTCGACGACGCCGAGGCCGGCGCGTTCACCGACGCCCGCAAGACGCTCGACGATCTGCTCGTCGACGAGGGGTTAGACGGGGAGGAGGTGCTCGAGGAGATTCTCTCGGTCGCCCGCTCGCGCTATCAGGGGACCGAACTCGCCCGGATCCACCGCCTCGTCGCCGACATCGAGTTCCAGATGCAGGAGGGGACGAGCGACCGGGTCCACGTCTCGCGGCTGCTCGCGGAGCTCGGTCGGGACGACTGA
- a CDS encoding acyl-CoA thioesterase, which translates to MVAVLETHIRNRFRVQPNHANNLGALHGGNLMKWLDEVAAMSAMRFAGETCVTARVDELDFKRPIPVGETALVESYVYDAGRTSVHVALRAWREAPRTGDLEETTGSSFTFVAVDDDGTPTPVPDLTVETEEGERLRERALEIAE; encoded by the coding sequence ATGGTGGCCGTCCTCGAGACACACATCCGGAACCGGTTTCGCGTCCAGCCGAATCACGCCAACAACCTCGGAGCACTCCACGGGGGCAACCTCATGAAGTGGCTCGACGAGGTCGCGGCGATGTCGGCGATGCGCTTCGCCGGGGAAACCTGCGTCACCGCGCGAGTTGACGAACTCGACTTCAAGCGGCCGATCCCGGTCGGCGAGACGGCGCTCGTGGAGTCGTACGTCTACGACGCCGGGCGAACGAGCGTTCACGTCGCACTCCGGGCCTGGCGCGAGGCGCCGCGGACGGGCGACCTCGAGGAGACGACCGGCTCGTCGTTCACGTTCGTCGCCGTCGACGACGACGGGACGCCGACGCCGGTTCCCGACCTCACCGTCGAGACCGAGGAAGGCGAGCGGCTGCGCGAGCGGGCGCTCGAGATCGCGGAGTGA
- a CDS encoding SHOCT domain-containing protein yields the protein MTPNEDEDRTTLLIGLVSLGIGAAMIVLGQPAGPLSNLGVAILLLGWFVVTPLYHFRLSRNTDDTTDGPANEDDPLTVLKQRYAAGDLSETEFERKLEHLLGLEDVDLDDGAHDDSAVGHELEVD from the coding sequence ATGACGCCCAACGAGGACGAGGATCGGACGACGCTGCTCATCGGGCTGGTCTCGCTCGGGATCGGTGCCGCGATGATCGTCCTCGGTCAGCCCGCCGGTCCGCTCTCGAACCTCGGGGTGGCGATCCTCCTCCTCGGCTGGTTCGTCGTCACCCCGCTGTACCACTTTCGGCTGTCTCGGAATACCGACGACACCACCGACGGGCCGGCGAACGAGGACGATCCGCTAACGGTCCTCAAGCAGCGATACGCGGCCGGCGACCTCTCGGAAACCGAGTTCGAGCGGAAACTCGAGCACCTGCTCGGCCTCGAGGACGTCGACCTCGACGACGGCGCTCACGACGACTCGGCTGTCGGCCACGAACTCGAGGTCGACTGA
- a CDS encoding aldehyde ferredoxin oxidoreductase family protein — protein sequence MKHAKGPLCSIDVGERTYQTEAIDDVLESFVGGRAVGTKLAHDRIPFDVDPLGAENRLYLATGPLQHSTMSFTGRMSATAVSPLTDGLLSSNAGGFLSRNFTATGYGAVELTGASDELLIVHVTDEGVEFEAVPELEGAETSEICAYIEDEHGLSEDHTVTIGPGGENQVRFASLMTSRERAFGRGGLGAVLGAKNVKAITFDGDSTPEVEIPPLQMDVHREAAQSDHIMKRQGTSSMTEFASAVNALPTHYFSELSFDGAQGISGDRVEEKKYKKGTCSACAFACKLPTRDEETGLETEGPEYETVMAFGSNSGVDDIVDVMKSNKLCDELGLDTISAGDVVAAYLASEDEFGNVELIHDLVEQIAHRDGVGDVLAEGIDRFYDELEVENWTVKGMEFPAHDGRTLNGQGLAFATSNRGADHMYAEFYSLEYPLVDEEQAMDKEGLEGKPPKVVEKENLNAIKDSAVLCKFSRDFVNEERLSTLLDADYEDLLEIGGRVIDMERHFNNQRGMDREDDTLPYDLPDFEAALEEYYAERGWNDDGTVSSEQVEAGAPADD from the coding sequence ATGAAACACGCAAAAGGCCCACTGTGTTCGATCGACGTCGGCGAGCGGACGTACCAGACCGAGGCGATCGACGACGTCCTCGAGTCGTTCGTCGGCGGGCGAGCCGTCGGCACGAAGCTGGCCCACGACCGGATTCCGTTCGACGTCGACCCGCTGGGCGCGGAAAACCGCCTCTACCTGGCGACGGGGCCGCTCCAGCACTCGACGATGAGCTTCACGGGACGGATGTCGGCGACGGCCGTCTCCCCGCTCACCGACGGGTTGCTCTCCTCGAACGCGGGCGGCTTCCTCTCGCGGAACTTCACCGCGACGGGCTACGGTGCGGTGGAGCTCACGGGCGCGAGCGACGAACTCCTGATCGTCCACGTCACCGACGAGGGCGTCGAGTTTGAAGCAGTGCCGGAGCTCGAGGGAGCCGAAACGTCGGAGATCTGTGCCTACATCGAGGACGAACACGGCCTCTCCGAGGACCACACCGTGACGATCGGTCCCGGCGGCGAGAACCAGGTTCGCTTCGCCTCGCTCATGACCTCGCGCGAGCGAGCGTTCGGCCGCGGCGGCCTGGGTGCCGTGCTGGGTGCGAAGAACGTGAAGGCGATCACGTTCGACGGCGACTCGACGCCCGAGGTCGAGATCCCGCCGCTGCAGATGGACGTCCACCGCGAGGCCGCCCAGTCCGACCACATCATGAAACGCCAGGGCACCTCCTCGATGACGGAGTTCGCGAGCGCCGTCAACGCCCTCCCCACCCACTACTTCTCCGAACTCTCCTTCGACGGTGCCCAGGGTATCAGCGGCGATCGCGTCGAGGAGAAAAAGTACAAGAAGGGGACCTGTTCGGCCTGTGCGTTCGCCTGCAAACTCCCGACCCGCGACGAGGAGACGGGCCTCGAGACCGAGGGGCCGGAGTACGAGACCGTCATGGCCTTCGGCTCGAACTCGGGCGTCGACGACATCGTCGACGTGATGAAATCGAACAAGCTCTGTGACGAACTCGGGCTCGACACCATCTCGGCGGGCGACGTCGTCGCGGCCTATCTCGCCAGCGAGGACGAATTCGGCAACGTCGAGCTAATCCACGACCTCGTCGAACAGATCGCTCACCGCGACGGCGTCGGCGACGTCCTCGCGGAGGGAATCGACCGATTCTACGACGAACTCGAGGTCGAGAACTGGACCGTCAAGGGCATGGAGTTCCCAGCCCACGACGGCCGCACCCTCAACGGCCAGGGGCTGGCCTTTGCCACCTCCAACCGCGGCGCCGATCACATGTACGCCGAGTTCTACTCACTCGAGTACCCCCTCGTCGACGAAGAGCAGGCGATGGACAAGGAAGGACTCGAAGGCAAGCCGCCGAAGGTCGTCGAGAAGGAGAATCTGAACGCGATCAAAGACAGTGCCGTGCTCTGTAAGTTCTCCCGGGACTTCGTCAACGAAGAGCGCCTTTCGACGCTGCTCGACGCTGACTACGAGGACCTCCTCGAAATCGGCGGCCGCGTCATCGACATGGAACGCCACTTCAACAACCAGCGCGGGATGGACCGCGAGGACGACACCCTCCCCTACGACCTCCCCGACTTCGAGGCGGCGCTCGAGGAGTACTACGCCGAACGCGGCTGGAACGACGACGGCACCGTCTCGAGCGAGCAGGTCGAGGCCGGCGCGCCCGCGGACGACTGA
- a CDS encoding ABC transporter ATP-binding protein, whose protein sequence is MTDLAIETRALTKRYGDATAVSDLSLSIEPGTVYGFLGPNGAGKTTTMRILTTLTRPTSGTARVAGHSIEDRDAVTPHIGYLPEEPPLYDELTGREQLEYVAGLRDLLTAASAERIDRLLERFDLLEEANKRIDAYSKGMRQKVGVIQAVLHDPSVVFLDEPTSGLDPRAARTMRETIADLADREMTVFLSTHILPVVDELADTIGVLHDGRLVAEGRPGELKRRAETGAARSLEDVFLEVTDKPTYGEPSA, encoded by the coding sequence ATGACCGACCTCGCCATCGAAACCCGGGCACTCACCAAGCGGTACGGGGACGCGACCGCCGTTTCCGACCTCTCGCTTTCGATCGAACCCGGGACGGTGTACGGCTTTCTGGGACCCAACGGGGCGGGCAAGACGACGACGATGCGGATACTGACCACGCTCACCCGTCCGACGTCGGGAACCGCGCGCGTCGCCGGCCACTCCATCGAGGATCGCGACGCCGTCACCCCGCACATCGGCTACCTCCCCGAGGAGCCGCCGCTGTACGACGAACTCACGGGTCGCGAACAACTCGAGTACGTCGCCGGCCTTCGCGACCTCCTCACCGCGGCATCGGCCGAGCGCATCGACCGGCTGCTCGAGCGCTTCGACCTGCTCGAGGAGGCGAACAAGCGCATCGACGCCTACTCGAAGGGGATGCGCCAGAAGGTGGGCGTCATCCAGGCCGTCCTCCACGATCCGTCGGTCGTCTTCCTCGACGAACCCACCAGTGGGCTCGACCCCCGGGCGGCACGGACGATGCGCGAGACGATCGCCGACCTCGCCGACCGGGAGATGACGGTCTTCCTCTCGACGCACATCCTGCCGGTCGTCGACGAACTCGCGGACACCATCGGCGTCCTCCACGACGGACGCCTCGTCGCCGAGGGCCGTCCCGGGGAGTTGAAACGGCGCGCAGAAACCGGGGCAGCGCGGAGCCTCGAGGACGTCTTCCTCGAGGTCACCGACAAGCCGACGTACGGGGAGCCGTCGGCGTGA
- a CDS encoding acyl-CoA synthetase: MATDYDTEVSAFEWDVPDAYAIPAVVDAHAEAFGDRLAVRYVDAGGERADRTYADVRDDASRFANALEDLGVGSGDRVLHLFPRHPDAFAIQLGALAVGGLLVPCSSMLRPKDVAFRATDCEAETIVVHDSLTDMVEPVLEETPLERVIVLDGDGEAHPSFAELIDDQPTAYDGPDLAAEDPMSINYTSGTTGQPKPVLHKHRWMYCFSRINAPYWWGIDEDTDLEEELLWATTGTGWAKWFWSPVGVGLTTGASQLLYEGEFEPETFLEVLETEGVTRLCAVPTQYRMFANADLGAYDLALTDALSAGEPLNREPIDRFEEAFGVTPRDGYGQTETVALVTNYPGIDVKPGSMGKPTPGVGTTIIDVDEERAVEADEIGEIAVPVDSPAIFDGYYESPTLDDRTFGGEYYRTGDLASRDAEGYFYFEGRADDIIISSGYRIGPFEVEDALVSHDAVAEAAAVDSPHAERGSVVKAYVVLAEGYEGSEELTDELQAFMKAQTAPYKYPRRIEFVEELPKTSSGKIRRVELRQVERERHEV; this comes from the coding sequence ATGGCCACCGACTACGACACCGAAGTCTCAGCGTTCGAGTGGGACGTTCCCGATGCGTACGCCATCCCGGCCGTCGTCGACGCCCACGCCGAGGCGTTCGGCGACCGGCTCGCCGTTCGCTACGTAGACGCCGGGGGCGAACGCGCCGACCGAACCTACGCCGACGTGCGCGACGACGCCTCCCGGTTCGCGAACGCCCTCGAGGATCTCGGCGTCGGGAGCGGTGACCGGGTGTTGCACCTCTTCCCGCGCCACCCCGACGCCTTCGCGATCCAGCTCGGCGCGCTCGCGGTTGGCGGGCTGCTCGTCCCCTGCTCGTCGATGCTCCGCCCGAAGGACGTCGCGTTCCGCGCCACCGACTGCGAGGCGGAGACGATCGTCGTCCACGACTCGCTCACCGACATGGTCGAGCCCGTCCTCGAGGAGACGCCGCTCGAGCGGGTGATCGTCCTCGACGGCGACGGCGAGGCCCACCCCTCGTTTGCGGAGCTGATCGACGACCAGCCGACCGCGTACGACGGCCCCGACCTCGCCGCCGAGGATCCGATGTCGATCAACTACACCAGCGGAACGACTGGCCAGCCCAAACCCGTCCTCCACAAACACCGCTGGATGTACTGTTTCAGCCGGATCAACGCCCCCTACTGGTGGGGAATCGACGAGGACACGGACCTCGAGGAGGAACTGCTGTGGGCCACCACGGGCACGGGCTGGGCGAAGTGGTTCTGGAGCCCCGTCGGCGTCGGCCTCACGACGGGCGCGAGCCAGCTGCTCTACGAGGGCGAGTTCGAGCCCGAGACGTTCCTCGAGGTGCTGGAAACCGAGGGCGTCACCCGGCTCTGTGCCGTCCCTACTCAGTACCGAATGTTCGCGAACGCCGACCTCGGGGCCTACGACCTCGCGCTCACCGACGCGCTCTCGGCGGGCGAACCCCTCAACCGCGAACCGATCGACCGCTTCGAGGAGGCGTTCGGCGTCACGCCCAGGGACGGCTACGGCCAGACGGAGACCGTCGCGCTGGTGACGAACTACCCCGGCATCGACGTGAAACCCGGCAGCATGGGCAAACCGACGCCGGGCGTCGGGACGACGATTATCGACGTCGACGAGGAACGAGCGGTCGAGGCCGACGAGATCGGTGAGATTGCGGTCCCCGTCGACTCCCCGGCCATCTTCGACGGCTACTACGAGAGCCCCACCCTCGACGACCGAACGTTCGGCGGCGAGTACTACCGCACGGGCGACCTCGCGAGCCGCGACGCCGAGGGTTACTTCTACTTCGAGGGACGGGCCGACGACATCATCATCTCCTCGGGGTACCGCATCGGCCCCTTCGAGGTCGAGGACGCCCTCGTCAGCCACGACGCCGTCGCCGAGGCCGCCGCCGTCGACAGCCCTCACGCAGAGCGCGGGAGCGTCGTCAAAGCCTACGTCGTCCTCGCTGAGGGCTACGAGGGGAGCGAGGAGCTGACGGACGAACTTCAGGCGTTCATGAAAGCACAGACGGCGCCGTACAAGTACCCGCGACGGATCGAGTTCGTCGAGGAGTTACCCAAGACCTCGAGTGGGAAGATCAGGCGGGTCGAACTTCGACAGGTCGAACGGGAGCGCCACGAGGTCTGA
- a CDS encoding E3 ubiquitin ligase family protein, whose protein sequence is MVSTHVSTPAPLNVVREEPGVFLIVLFFFLAGFAIMAVGAKQFQTGRLIKNTPPERVRSMAVGRTELHGTARSAGVVFDQPFTPGKCLYYKYSVQEEREWKERNKDGETETKRQWKTVSSHSLAAPFYLDDGTGEVLVLGNGGASYHISGDNRLSETFRRGSKQVPGKYRRSVDTSVDVAEAMPEDVELESFNLSTRIEEKLPLVSVGGSGSRKRARTSGSPKQPTYRGTGRGRVRRRRIRQEVLPVDEEVYVYGAATIRDDAGGSNEDRLVIQGDDDTGRFIVSCRDESGLSRRFLLVGSGYVLFGLVVSTICVAFLAQWFVSA, encoded by the coding sequence ATGGTGAGCACACACGTCAGTACCCCTGCGCCGTTGAACGTCGTTCGGGAGGAGCCTGGGGTGTTTCTCATCGTCCTGTTTTTCTTTCTCGCCGGGTTCGCGATCATGGCTGTCGGCGCCAAACAGTTCCAGACCGGACGGCTGATCAAGAACACGCCGCCAGAACGGGTTCGGTCGATGGCCGTCGGCCGAACCGAACTCCACGGCACGGCCCGGAGCGCTGGCGTCGTCTTCGACCAGCCGTTCACACCGGGCAAATGCCTCTACTACAAGTACAGCGTCCAGGAAGAACGGGAGTGGAAAGAGCGGAACAAAGACGGCGAGACCGAGACGAAACGCCAGTGGAAGACGGTCTCGAGTCACTCGCTGGCGGCGCCGTTTTACCTCGACGACGGGACGGGAGAAGTCCTCGTGCTCGGGAACGGCGGCGCGAGCTACCACATCTCCGGGGACAACCGACTGAGCGAAACCTTCAGGAGAGGGAGCAAGCAGGTGCCCGGCAAGTACCGGCGGAGTGTCGACACGTCCGTCGACGTCGCCGAGGCGATGCCGGAGGACGTCGAACTCGAGTCGTTCAACCTCTCGACGCGGATCGAAGAGAAGCTGCCGCTGGTCAGCGTCGGCGGCTCGGGCAGTCGAAAGCGCGCTCGGACCAGCGGTTCACCGAAGCAGCCGACGTACAGGGGAACCGGCCGCGGACGGGTGAGACGGCGGCGGATCAGACAGGAAGTGCTGCCGGTCGACGAGGAGGTGTACGTCTACGGCGCCGCGACGATCCGCGACGACGCGGGGGGGTCGAACGAAGACCGACTCGTCATCCAGGGCGACGACGACACCGGTCGATTCATCGTCTCCTGTCGAGACGAATCGGGGCTCTCGCGACGGTTTCTCCTGGTGGGATCGGGGTACGTCCTCTTCGGACTGGTCGTCAGCACGATCTGTGTCGCATTCTTGGCCCAGTGGTTCGTTTCCGCGTAA
- a CDS encoding LemA family protein yields MSLTLVLVGVFVVGVVLVLFVGYGISTYNTLVSLKKRVDQSKQNIDVLLKQRQDELTKLIDAASEFMDHEKELLTELTEARERAEQAETPGEQATADQMVRNAMATFNARVEEYPDLKSQGNMMQFQNRISDIENQIADRREFYNETTTRYNTRISQFPYVLMARQFGFTAKELFEASEEDKKDVDVAAAFA; encoded by the coding sequence ATGTCACTAACACTCGTTCTCGTGGGGGTGTTCGTAGTTGGCGTGGTCCTGGTCCTGTTCGTCGGGTACGGAATCAGCACGTACAACACCCTCGTGAGTCTCAAGAAACGCGTTGATCAGTCGAAACAGAATATCGACGTCCTGCTCAAGCAGCGACAGGACGAACTCACCAAACTCATCGACGCGGCTTCTGAGTTCATGGACCACGAAAAAGAGCTGCTCACCGAACTCACCGAAGCCAGAGAACGCGCCGAGCAGGCCGAAACGCCCGGTGAACAGGCTACCGCGGACCAGATGGTTCGAAACGCCATGGCCACGTTCAACGCTCGAGTCGAGGAGTATCCCGACCTGAAGTCACAGGGCAACATGATGCAGTTCCAAAATCGCATCAGCGACATCGAGAACCAGATCGCCGACCGACGGGAGTTCTACAACGAGACGACGACGCGATACAACACGCGAATCTCGCAGTTCCCGTACGTTCTCATGGCACGACAGTTCGGCTTCACGGCGAAAGAGCTCTTCGAGGCGTCCGAAGAGGACAAAAAAGACGTCGACGTCGCAGCGGCGTTCGCCTGA
- a CDS encoding PLD nuclease N-terminal domain-containing protein yields MSTALLLFLIAFPLLWLCVLSAVTYYDATRIGMNRPRKWALIVLLIPLFGLFAYLFERSELSYDPETDPYAQGTYNFHPSRADEDRDE; encoded by the coding sequence ATGAGCACCGCACTTCTGCTGTTCCTGATCGCGTTTCCGTTGCTGTGGCTCTGTGTCCTCTCGGCAGTCACGTACTACGACGCGACCAGGATCGGCATGAACAGGCCGCGAAAGTGGGCGCTGATCGTCCTCCTGATACCGTTGTTCGGCCTGTTCGCGTACCTCTTCGAGCGGAGCGAACTGTCCTACGACCCGGAAACGGATCCCTACGCACAGGGAACGTACAACTTCCACCCCTCACGCGCGGACGAGGATCGGGACGAGTGA